The proteins below are encoded in one region of Chloroflexota bacterium:
- a CDS encoding glucose 1-dehydrogenase, producing the protein MKKFQGKVALITGASLGIGRGIALGLAAEGADIVVNYRSHLNDAHDVAENVSTLGQRALVCQADVADRSAVEQMFNIAVEHFGQIDIVVANAAMSVRERVIDAQWENVRRTIEVSQFGVFHTCQFAAQQMVKQSNAGCPGGKIIIISSILEELAPAANAAYNMSKAAINHLGRTLALELAPHHINVNMINPGWIDTPGERAFASESEIQAGGKRIPWGRLGTADDVAKAVAYLASEDADYVTGATLRIDGGFVLGLTLPEAK; encoded by the coding sequence ATGAAGAAATTTCAAGGCAAGGTGGCGCTGATTACCGGCGCATCGCTCGGCATTGGACGCGGCATCGCGCTGGGTCTCGCGGCGGAAGGGGCAGACATCGTCGTCAACTATCGGTCACATTTGAATGATGCCCACGATGTTGCGGAGAACGTGAGCACCCTGGGACAACGCGCGCTCGTCTGCCAAGCGGATGTTGCGGATCGCTCTGCCGTGGAGCAGATGTTTAATATTGCTGTCGAACACTTTGGGCAGATTGATATTGTCGTCGCGAATGCCGCCATGTCCGTACGTGAGCGCGTGATTGACGCGCAGTGGGAGAACGTGCGGCGCACCATCGAGGTCAGTCAGTTTGGTGTTTTTCACACGTGCCAGTTCGCTGCCCAGCAAATGGTCAAGCAGAGCAACGCGGGATGCCCGGGCGGCAAGATCATCATCATCAGTTCGATCCTCGAAGAACTCGCGCCCGCCGCGAACGCGGCGTACAACATGTCCAAAGCCGCCATCAATCACCTGGGACGCACGCTGGCGCTCGAACTCGCGCCGCATCACATCAATGTCAACATGATCAACCCAGGATGGATTGATACGCCCGGCGAACGCGCCTTTGCCAGCGAATCAGAAATTCAAGCCGGCGGAAAACGAATCCCCTGGGGACGGTTGGGCACGGCGGACGATGTGGCGAAAGCCGTCGCCTATCTTGCCAGCGAGGATGCGGACTATGTGACGGGCGCGACATTGCGAATTGACGGAGGATTTGTTTTGGGATTGACGTTACCCGAGGCAAAATGA
- a CDS encoding aldehyde ferredoxin oxidoreductase family protein encodes MLGGYVGTILWVNLDTGNLREEQLDPDVGRDFIGGYGVGARLVYERIKPRIDPLGPENILGFLTGPLTGSPAPTGTRWTVVCKSPLTGGWGDANASGYFGVALKRAGYDAVFFSGSAANPVYLYLDNRRAELRDAQHLWGKDCYEIEDWVKAELGHAVQAACIGPAGEKQSLISAIIHSQGRAAARSGVGAVMGAKRIKLIAARGTLNIPLADAAAVQQAKNKYVQEINRGVGAADFYKQTGTPGYLAYGIKHGDTPTRNWAISGSQFGETKSLEFVELLKHRVKRKSCWQCPIGCWGTSRVEYAGETIEAHQPEYETGSAFGSMTLNGDYPAIIKANELCNRYGLDTISAGACIAFAMECFEHGLITARDTGGIELTWGDHRAMNAMLEKLARREDFGDVLAGGVQRAAEQLGNGAEAFAIHVGGQELPMHDPRFEPGLGLIYKMDATPGRHTQACQFTVPSGFTSVRPGYGEKRDQQAGRGRWMKEASCLNHTMNASGLCLFGYTSTHVTFVPEFLSAVTGMPFTVDDMLITGERIANVRQAFNVREGINAVTQPIPARAYGVPPLPNGPTAGITVQVEQMLHEHLDEMGWTRDAAIPTRAVLERLGLADIARELWC; translated from the coding sequence ATGTTAGGTGGCTATGTCGGCACAATCCTCTGGGTGAATCTCGATACGGGCAATTTGCGCGAAGAGCAACTTGACCCAGACGTGGGTCGTGATTTCATCGGCGGGTATGGCGTCGGCGCGCGATTGGTGTACGAGCGGATCAAGCCGCGGATAGATCCACTCGGACCAGAAAATATCCTGGGATTTCTCACGGGACCGTTGACCGGTTCACCCGCGCCAACCGGGACGCGCTGGACCGTCGTTTGCAAATCACCGCTCACCGGCGGTTGGGGTGACGCGAACGCGAGCGGATATTTTGGCGTCGCGCTCAAACGCGCCGGCTATGATGCGGTCTTTTTCAGCGGCAGCGCGGCGAATCCCGTGTATCTCTATCTCGATAATCGCCGCGCCGAGTTGCGCGACGCGCAACATTTGTGGGGCAAGGATTGTTACGAGATCGAAGACTGGGTGAAAGCCGAACTGGGTCACGCAGTACAAGCGGCTTGCATCGGTCCCGCCGGCGAAAAGCAGTCCTTGATTTCGGCGATCATTCATTCCCAGGGACGCGCCGCCGCGCGTTCGGGTGTCGGCGCGGTGATGGGTGCGAAACGAATCAAGTTGATTGCCGCGCGCGGTACGCTCAACATTCCGCTCGCGGATGCTGCCGCCGTTCAGCAAGCCAAAAATAAATACGTCCAAGAAATCAATCGCGGTGTGGGCGCGGCGGATTTCTACAAACAAACCGGCACGCCGGGTTATCTCGCGTATGGCATCAAACACGGCGACACGCCCACGCGTAATTGGGCGATCAGTGGTTCGCAGTTCGGCGAAACCAAGTCGTTGGAATTCGTCGAGTTGCTGAAACATCGCGTCAAGCGCAAATCGTGCTGGCAGTGTCCGATTGGTTGTTGGGGCACGAGTCGCGTCGAGTACGCCGGCGAAACAATCGAGGCGCACCAACCCGAGTATGAAACCGGCTCTGCGTTTGGGAGCATGACGTTGAACGGCGATTATCCGGCGATCATCAAAGCGAACGAGTTGTGCAATCGTTACGGCTTGGACACGATTTCCGCCGGCGCGTGCATCGCGTTTGCGATGGAGTGTTTCGAGCATGGGCTGATCACCGCGCGCGATACCGGCGGAATCGAATTGACGTGGGGCGATCATCGCGCGATGAACGCCATGCTGGAGAAACTGGCGCGGCGCGAAGATTTCGGCGATGTTCTCGCGGGCGGCGTCCAACGCGCGGCAGAGCAGTTGGGCAATGGCGCGGAGGCGTTTGCGATCCACGTCGGCGGACAAGAACTGCCGATGCACGATCCGCGATTCGAACCTGGGTTGGGACTGATCTACAAAATGGATGCGACGCCGGGACGCCACACGCAGGCGTGTCAATTCACCGTGCCGAGCGGTTTCACATCGGTGCGTCCGGGTTATGGCGAAAAACGCGATCAGCAAGCCGGTCGCGGACGCTGGATGAAGGAAGCGAGTTGCCTCAATCACACGATGAACGCGTCAGGGTTGTGCTTGTTCGGCTACACGTCCACGCATGTGACGTTTGTTCCAGAATTTCTCAGCGCGGTGACGGGGATGCCGTTCACCGTTGACGATATGCTCATTACTGGCGAACGCATTGCGAACGTGCGCCAGGCATTCAACGTGCGCGAAGGTATCAATGCAGTCACGCAACCGATTCCCGCGCGCGCGTACGGAGTCCCACCTTTGCCGAATGGACCGACCGCTGGAATTACGGTGCAGGTCGAGCAGATGCTTCACGAACACTTGGACGAGATGGGATGGACGCGCGATGCCGCTATTCCGACGCGCGCGGTGTTGGAGCGTCTGGGACTCGCGGACATTGCGCGGGAGTTGTGGTGTTAG
- a CDS encoding M20 family metallopeptidase: MIRTRSLKQTAWQAIRNQARELCDLATHIQQNPELGYAEEKASGWLCEMLARHGFHVTKPYGGLPTAFLARRGMTQPTIAFLAEYDALPNVGHGCGHNLIGAAAVGAAIGVATIIAETGGSVCVVGTPAEEFFDQAEGKVKLLEAGAFDGIDIALMLHPYYDNQLLGGDLGFVAFDLIFHGRPAHAAADPWNGANALDGLLAAFFNINALRQQLRPEVRIHGIITDGGQAPNIIPERAAARFMVRAPDPHLLEQVYARVQECVRAGAIASGTTVDILHTTTVFNTRLNATLNRLIAENFSALGHPLESAPLQMNGSSDFGNVSQQLPAASLMIKTHPAGIPWHSVQVAENSVTEMAFQGMLDGACVLAGAAIDLLAEPAKLSQAREDFASVQR; encoded by the coding sequence ATGATCCGAACCCGTTCGCTCAAACAAACCGCGTGGCAGGCGATTCGAAATCAAGCGCGTGAACTTTGCGACCTGGCAACGCACATTCAACAAAATCCTGAACTGGGCTACGCGGAAGAAAAAGCCAGTGGCTGGTTGTGCGAGATGCTGGCGCGACACGGCTTTCACGTGACCAAGCCCTACGGCGGATTGCCGACCGCGTTCCTCGCGCGGCGCGGTATGACTCAGCCAACGATCGCCTTCCTCGCCGAGTACGATGCCCTGCCGAACGTTGGGCATGGTTGCGGACACAATTTGATTGGCGCGGCAGCGGTTGGCGCGGCAATCGGCGTAGCGACGATCATCGCCGAAACCGGCGGCAGCGTTTGCGTCGTCGGCACACCCGCCGAAGAATTTTTCGATCAAGCCGAGGGCAAGGTCAAACTCCTTGAAGCCGGCGCGTTCGATGGGATAGACATCGCGTTGATGCTCCACCCGTACTATGACAATCAATTGCTTGGCGGTGACCTGGGTTTCGTCGCGTTCGATTTGATTTTTCACGGGCGTCCCGCACACGCCGCCGCCGATCCGTGGAATGGCGCGAACGCGCTCGATGGACTGCTTGCCGCGTTTTTCAACATCAACGCGCTGCGCCAGCAACTGCGCCCCGAAGTCCGCATTCACGGGATCATCACCGACGGCGGGCAAGCGCCGAACATTATCCCCGAACGCGCGGCGGCGCGGTTCATGGTGCGCGCGCCCGATCCCCATTTGCTCGAGCAGGTGTACGCCCGCGTACAAGAATGTGTGCGCGCGGGTGCAATCGCCTCGGGCACGACGGTGGACATTCTCCACACGACGACGGTGTTCAACACGCGTCTCAACGCTACGTTGAATCGCTTGATCGCTGAAAATTTCTCCGCGCTCGGACATCCGCTCGAATCGGCTCCGTTGCAAATGAACGGATCATCTGATTTTGGAAACGTGAGTCAGCAATTGCCGGCAGCATCATTGATGATCAAGACGCATCCTGCCGGAATTCCCTGGCATTCAGTCCAGGTCGCTGAAAACTCTGTCACTGAGATGGCATTCCAGGGAATGTTGGACGGCGCATGCGTGCTCGCGGGCGCGGCAATTGATTTGCTAGCCGAGCCAGCCAAGTTGAGTCAGGCGCGCGAGGATTTCGCAAGTGTCCAACGATGA
- a CDS encoding dihydrodipicolinate synthase family protein — protein sequence MLTGIIPAFLTPLTPDDRVDTNGLCELVEFLIGSGVNGLYLCGSTGEGLLLTEDERRLVVETVVRQVAHRVPVIAHVGAIATSVSERLAQHARACGADAVASIPPFYYNAGQTGIATHYQRIAAATQGLPLYIYNIPEATQVQLSAALIANLFKTQTIQGLKYTSYDMLTLRDIMETCPGLNVLSGPDEMLLPFLVMGVQGGIGTTYNCMPRLFLELYAAWQCGNLKRAQELQFQIDRIILVIAQYGVIAATKAAMRFHGVECGMPRTPLVALNEEQQAHLRDDLRAVGFFDWVGRAK from the coding sequence TTGTTAACCGGAATCATTCCCGCGTTCCTCACACCACTGACCCCCGATGATCGGGTAGACACGAACGGGTTGTGCGAACTCGTCGAATTTCTGATCGGCAGCGGAGTCAACGGGCTTTACCTGTGCGGCAGTACGGGCGAAGGATTGTTGTTGACGGAAGACGAGCGACGCTTGGTCGTTGAAACGGTCGTCCGCCAAGTCGCGCATCGCGTTCCGGTCATCGCTCACGTCGGCGCGATTGCCACGTCGGTTTCCGAACGCTTGGCGCAACACGCGCGCGCGTGCGGCGCGGATGCGGTCGCTTCGATTCCGCCGTTCTACTACAACGCCGGGCAAACCGGTATTGCCACGCATTACCAACGCATCGCGGCGGCGACACAGGGCTTGCCGCTCTATATCTACAATATTCCCGAAGCGACCCAGGTTCAACTCAGCGCCGCGCTCATCGCCAATCTCTTCAAGACGCAGACCATCCAAGGATTGAAATACACCTCGTACGATATGCTGACCTTGCGCGACATCATGGAGACCTGTCCTGGGTTGAACGTCTTGTCGGGTCCCGACGAAATGCTGTTGCCGTTTTTGGTGATGGGTGTCCAGGGCGGCATCGGTACGACGTACAATTGTATGCCGCGATTATTTCTCGAACTGTACGCCGCGTGGCAATGCGGGAATTTGAAACGCGCGCAAGAACTGCAATTTCAAATTGATCGCATCATCCTGGTGATCGCGCAGTACGGCGTCATTGCCGCGACCAAAGCCGCGATGCGTTTTCACGGCGTCGAATGCGGCATGCCGCGCACGCCACTCGTCGCGTTGAACGAGGAACAGCAAGCGCACCTGCGCGATGACTTGCGCGCGGTCGGCTTTTTCGATTGGGTGGGGCGAGCGAAATGA
- a CDS encoding DSD1 family PLP-dependent enzyme, translating to MLMNYNPKPGMTIDELDTPALLVDLDALEFNIRTMADFFAGKSVALRPHIKTHKCLQIAQKQIAAGAIGVTCAKVSEAEAMARSGVTDILIANQVIGATKLERLTDLARQCNVIVAVDQPDNVRDLSAACRAKSVNLRVLIEVEIGMGRCGAMPGEPVLELARQIADAPNLEFAGLQAYEGHLVLIADPDERVHKVREAFAPLQTTGEMLTRAGLAPRIVSGGATGTYDITSECPPLTEIQAGSYVFMDCTYLQVRPEFKPALSVLSTVLSRSTPRGLVTDAGLKAMTKDFGFPQLVDVAGATMRYLSEEHAVLDLANPDLVHLRPGDKVRFIPNHCCTTTNLHNQLYVVQRGVLVDIWDVAARGCVQ from the coding sequence ATGTTGATGAACTATAATCCCAAACCTGGGATGACGATTGATGAACTCGACACGCCGGCATTGCTCGTAGACCTGGACGCACTCGAGTTCAACATCCGCACGATGGCAGATTTTTTTGCCGGTAAATCGGTGGCGCTGCGCCCGCACATCAAAACGCACAAGTGTTTGCAGATCGCGCAAAAACAAATCGCGGCGGGCGCAATCGGCGTCACGTGCGCCAAGGTCAGCGAAGCCGAGGCGATGGCGCGCTCGGGCGTCACCGACATCTTGATCGCGAACCAGGTTATCGGCGCAACCAAGCTGGAGCGCCTCACTGATCTGGCGCGACAATGCAATGTGATCGTTGCCGTGGATCAACCCGACAATGTGCGCGATTTATCTGCGGCATGTCGCGCCAAGAGTGTGAACCTGCGCGTGCTGATCGAGGTGGAAATTGGCATGGGACGCTGTGGCGCGATGCCAGGTGAACCGGTTCTGGAACTCGCGCGGCAAATTGCGGATGCGCCGAATTTGGAATTCGCTGGACTGCAAGCGTATGAAGGGCACCTGGTTTTGATCGCCGACCCCGACGAGCGCGTACACAAGGTACGTGAAGCATTCGCACCATTGCAAACGACTGGCGAAATGTTGACGCGCGCTGGGCTTGCGCCGCGCATCGTGAGCGGCGGCGCGACCGGCACGTACGACATTACGAGTGAATGTCCGCCGCTGACTGAGATTCAAGCCGGCTCGTACGTTTTTATGGATTGCACTTACTTGCAAGTCCGTCCCGAATTCAAGCCAGCGTTGAGCGTACTCTCAACGGTGCTCAGTCGCTCAACGCCGCGCGGACTCGTGACCGACGCCGGACTCAAAGCGATGACAAAGGATTTTGGTTTTCCGCAACTCGTGGATGTTGCCGGTGCGACGATGCGTTATCTTTCGGAGGAGCACGCGGTTCTCGATTTGGCGAATCCAGACCTGGTTCATCTGCGCCCTGGCGACAAGGTGCGGTTCATTCCGAATCACTGTTGCACGACGACCAATTTGCACAACCAGTTGTACGTCGTTCAGCGCGGCGTACTCGTGGATATCTGGGATGTCGCCGCGCGCGGATGCGTGCAGTAA
- a CDS encoding D-aminoacylase produces MIMFEILITGGKVVDGTGAPWRYADVGITDGQIAAIGQLQSIGASQQIDARNKVVCPGFIDIHSHADITLLADQWTDLRLLQGITTEVVGQDGLAYAPLNAQGLDAWRRYLIALNGDFANVTWDWTSAHELLQRYVHRAANVVYLIPHGAVRTTVMGWDARAATESELRVMQELVRRELEQGAGGISTGLTYIPCAHATTEEMIALCEPVARAGGILSIHLRSYGAKLLDAIDEAIEIGRRSGVAVQLSHLRVADPSNWGLAYAMLERIDRARARGIDVTFDLYPYTVGCTALFVLLPPWAQSGGPDAMLARLNDSEMQQRMSDEMKSWNLDWSAYILSNAPHTALGDWEGFSVTSAAHALGMQPTEFVVQLVRATELNATMIAAGGSEADNEVLFRHPTCMVCSDGVMVGGQPHPRGYGAFPRVISQYVKNHPVLRLEEAIFKMTGLTASRLNLRERGILRDGFAADIVVFDPDTIADGATFKASRTPPRGVEWVLVNGRVAVANGAYRGSQAGAALKPLLYA; encoded by the coding sequence ATGATTATGTTTGAAATTCTCATCACCGGCGGGAAAGTAGTTGATGGCACGGGCGCGCCCTGGCGGTACGCCGATGTCGGCATCACCGATGGGCAAATCGCGGCAATCGGACAGTTACAGTCCATCGGCGCGTCGCAGCAGATTGACGCGCGCAATAAAGTTGTCTGTCCTGGGTTTATTGATATTCATAGTCATGCCGACATCACCTTGCTCGCAGACCAGTGGACGGACTTGCGTTTGCTGCAAGGAATCACGACCGAAGTCGTCGGACAGGATGGGCTGGCGTATGCGCCGCTGAACGCGCAAGGTCTCGACGCGTGGCGGCGTTACTTGATTGCGTTGAACGGCGATTTTGCGAATGTGACCTGGGATTGGACGTCAGCGCACGAATTGCTCCAGCGTTATGTGCATCGCGCGGCGAACGTCGTGTACCTAATTCCGCACGGTGCGGTGCGAACAACGGTGATGGGCTGGGACGCGCGTGCGGCGACCGAGTCGGAATTGCGTGTGATGCAAGAACTCGTCCGGCGCGAGTTGGAGCAAGGCGCGGGCGGCATCTCGACCGGGTTGACGTACATCCCGTGCGCGCATGCGACGACGGAAGAAATGATCGCGCTGTGCGAACCGGTCGCACGCGCCGGCGGAATTCTTTCGATTCACTTGCGGTCGTACGGCGCAAAACTTTTGGACGCGATAGACGAAGCCATCGAGATCGGACGCCGTAGCGGTGTCGCGGTGCAACTCTCGCACTTGCGCGTCGCCGATCCGTCGAACTGGGGGCTCGCGTATGCGATGCTCGAACGCATTGATCGCGCGCGCGCGCGCGGCATTGACGTGACCTTCGACCTCTATCCGTACACGGTAGGATGCACCGCGTTATTCGTCCTGTTGCCGCCCTGGGCGCAGAGCGGCGGACCGGATGCGATGCTCGCGCGTTTGAACGATTCGGAAATGCAACAACGCATGTCCGACGAAATGAAAAGTTGGAACCTGGATTGGTCGGCGTACATTTTGAGCAACGCGCCGCACACTGCGTTGGGCGACTGGGAAGGATTTTCGGTGACGAGCGCCGCGCACGCGCTTGGCATGCAGCCGACCGAGTTCGTCGTGCAACTCGTGCGCGCGACGGAATTGAACGCGACGATGATCGCGGCAGGCGGGAGCGAAGCCGACAACGAAGTGTTGTTTCGTCACCCGACGTGCATGGTTTGCAGCGATGGCGTGATGGTCGGCGGACAGCCGCACCCGCGCGGATATGGCGCGTTTCCGCGCGTCATCTCCCAGTACGTGAAAAATCATCCAGTCTTGCGATTGGAAGAAGCGATTTTCAAAATGACCGGCTTGACCGCGAGCCGTCTCAATCTGCGCGAGCGCGGAATTTTGCGCGATGGATTTGCCGCCGATATTGTTGTCTTCGATCCAGACACGATTGCCGACGGCGCAACATTCAAAGCGAGTCGCACGCCGCCGCGCGGCGTTGAGTGGGTATTGGTCAATGGGCGCGTGGCGGTTGCGAACGGAGCATATCGCGGCAGTCAAGCCGGCGCGGCGCTCAAGCCGCTGCTTTACGCATAG
- a CDS encoding exo-alpha-sialidase, protein MEHYIVYQDANAYSCFPAIAQRKNGELLVTFRRAGGFSIEALRRGKYDHVDKGARIALARSRDGGATWDAPYLFAPFDPECGEQDPSIAELRDGTLLINFFRWRVVPAEEQSRLLYPARQQYDGSWSDVEGPWIIRSRDGGATWEREPARVNSAPLPRAGTSDAVLELPDGTLLMGIYGADPGSNVCRAYVVRSTDRGDSWGAPSLIARDPAGKISFEEPALALTRDGFVIAMLRSGEPGNYQYLHQAISPDAGRIWLDLRPTPMWGHPAQIIRLADGRLLCAYGYRRPPFGVRACVSNDSGHTWDIAHEYILRDDGGSRDLGYPSTTQLVDGTLVTVYYFHGADGIRHIAATRWRLDDYV, encoded by the coding sequence ATGGAACATTATATCGTTTACCAAGACGCGAACGCCTACAGTTGTTTTCCCGCGATTGCCCAGCGCAAGAACGGCGAATTGCTCGTGACGTTCCGGCGCGCCGGCGGTTTCAGTATCGAGGCATTGCGGCGCGGCAAGTACGATCACGTAGACAAGGGTGCGCGGATTGCGCTGGCGCGTTCGCGCGATGGCGGCGCGACCTGGGATGCGCCGTACCTCTTTGCGCCGTTCGACCCCGAATGCGGCGAGCAAGACCCCTCGATTGCCGAACTGCGCGACGGTACGTTGCTGATCAATTTCTTCCGTTGGCGCGTCGTGCCTGCCGAAGAGCAAAGTCGCTTGCTGTATCCCGCGCGACAGCAGTACGACGGTTCGTGGTCCGATGTCGAAGGTCCCTGGATCATCCGCTCGCGCGACGGCGGCGCGACCTGGGAACGCGAACCGGCGCGCGTGAACAGTGCGCCGCTGCCGCGCGCGGGAACCTCGGACGCGGTACTCGAATTGCCGGATGGAACATTGTTGATGGGCATTTACGGCGCAGACCCCGGAAGTAATGTCTGCCGCGCGTACGTCGTCCGCTCGACGGATCGCGGCGATAGCTGGGGCGCGCCGTCGCTCATCGCACGCGACCCCGCCGGCAAAATCAGTTTCGAGGAACCCGCGCTCGCGCTCACGCGCGATGGATTTGTGATCGCGATGTTGCGGAGCGGCGAGCCGGGCAATTATCAATATCTGCATCAAGCGATTTCCCCGGACGCCGGACGCATCTGGCTTGACCTGCGTCCAACGCCGATGTGGGGGCATCCCGCGCAAATCATTCGACTCGCAGACGGACGCTTGCTGTGCGCGTACGGTTATCGTCGTCCGCCTTTTGGCGTGCGCGCGTGTGTGAGCAACGACAGCGGGCACACCTGGGACATCGCGCACGAATACATTTTGCGCGACGACGGCGGCAGTCGCGACCTGGGTTATCCATCTACGACGCAACTCGTGGACGGCACACTCGTGACCGTGTACTATTTTCACGGCGCGGACGGCATTCGGCATATCGCCGCGACGCGCTGGCGATTGGATGATTATGTTTGA
- a CDS encoding ABC transporter permease, with amino-acid sequence MAVDSTVRLTQDSIARRTLRRFLRYRPAIFGAGFIVVLTLAAIFAPAVANHDPFDQDYSALKMPPSAEHLLGTDALGRDVWARLIYATRVSLSVGLVAVVIYTAIGTTLGSLAGFFGGWVDTVIMRLTDIVMCFPLLIIIITVVAVVGPGLTNIMVVIGLLAWPSICRLVRGQILSLREQEFITAARCLGIPNGRLILRHLLPNCVGPITVAATFGIAGAILTEASLSFLGLGVPPPEPSWGQMLTDAQKLSILAGMPWLWVPPGTMIALTVLCVNFVGDGLRDALDPRMI; translated from the coding sequence ATGGCAGTGGATTCCACCGTTCGACTAACTCAAGACAGCATCGCGCGCCGCACCCTACGACGATTCTTGCGCTATCGCCCGGCGATTTTCGGCGCGGGGTTCATCGTCGTGCTCACACTCGCGGCGATCTTTGCGCCAGCCGTTGCCAATCACGACCCGTTCGACCAGGATTACTCGGCGCTGAAAATGCCACCGAGCGCGGAGCATCTCCTCGGCACAGACGCACTCGGGCGCGATGTCTGGGCGCGCTTGATTTATGCGACGCGCGTGTCACTGTCGGTCGGACTGGTTGCGGTCGTCATCTACACCGCTATCGGCACGACCCTGGGTTCGCTCGCCGGTTTTTTCGGCGGCTGGGTGGATACGGTTATCATGCGCTTGACCGACATCGTCATGTGTTTTCCTTTACTCATCATCATTATCACCGTCGTCGCCGTCGTCGGTCCGGGCTTGACGAACATTATGGTCGTGATCGGTCTGCTGGCATGGCCCAGCATTTGCCGTTTGGTGCGCGGTCAGATTCTCTCGTTGCGCGAACAAGAATTCATCACAGCGGCGCGTTGTCTCGGTATTCCCAACGGTCGTCTGATCCTGCGACACTTGTTGCCCAACTGCGTGGGACCCATTACAGTCGCCGCTACCTTCGGTATCGCGGGCGCGATCCTGACCGAAGCGAGTTTGAGTTTCCTGGGATTGGGCGTGCCGCCGCCGGAACCGAGTTGGGGGCAAATGTTGACCGACGCGCAAAAACTTTCGATTCTTGCCGGGATGCCCTGGCTCTGGGTGCCGCCCGGCACGATGATCGCGTTGACCGTGTTGTGCGTGAATTTCGTCGGCGATGGTTTGCGCGACGCGCTCGATCCACGGATGATTTGA
- a CDS encoding ABC transporter permease, with translation MGVYILRRVLISIPVLFGITVIVFVLINFAPGDPVMGMIDPTQGSFTTELIARERARLGLDQPLPVQYVLWLGRVVRGDLGYSLITHKPVIELIGQRIVPTLKLTFLALLVSVVIGIGIGVLAAVKQYSWIDYLTTFFSFSAVSVPGFFLSLGLIYIFALTLHWLPTSGMRTLGQESSFLDELRYMIMPVAVLGIGSAAPLVRYARSSMLEVLRQEYVTTARGKGLKNSFVIMRHAFPNALIPLITVIGLRLPTLFAGSVIVEEIFHWEGMGRLNIWAVMNSDYTLLMALNMISGILVLLANLLADICYAVADPRIRLE, from the coding sequence ATGGGGGTTTATATTCTGCGGCGCGTTCTCATTTCGATTCCGGTTCTTTTCGGCATCACGGTCATCGTGTTCGTTCTGATCAATTTTGCGCCGGGCGACCCTGTGATGGGGATGATTGATCCGACGCAAGGCAGTTTCACGACGGAATTGATCGCGCGCGAACGGGCGCGTTTGGGACTCGATCAGCCGTTGCCGGTGCAGTACGTTTTGTGGCTCGGGCGCGTCGTGCGCGGCGACCTGGGTTATTCGTTGATCACGCACAAACCGGTGATCGAATTGATCGGGCAACGGATCGTGCCAACGCTCAAGTTGACGTTCCTCGCGCTCTTGGTCAGCGTCGTCATCGGCATTGGCATTGGCGTTCTCGCCGCGGTGAAACAGTACTCCTGGATTGATTATCTGACGACGTTCTTTTCTTTCTCGGCGGTCAGTGTGCCCGGCTTTTTTCTTTCCCTGGGTCTCATTTACATTTTCGCGTTGACCTTGCACTGGCTGCCAACCTCTGGGATGCGGACCCTGGGACAAGAATCCTCGTTCCTCGACGAACTGCGCTACATGATTATGCCGGTTGCCGTCCTGGGAATCGGCAGCGCCGCGCCGCTCGTCCGCTACGCGCGCTCCTCGATGCTCGAAGTTCTCCGCCAAGAGTACGTCACTACCGCGCGCGGCAAAGGTCTCAAGAATAGTTTTGTGATCATGCGCCATGCTTTTCCCAACGCGTTGATCCCGTTGATCACGGTGATCGGCTTACGTTTGCCCACGCTCTTCGCCGGCTCAGTCATCGTCGAAGAGATTTTTCACTGGGAAGGAATGGGGCGATTAAATATCTGGGCAGTGATGAATAGCGATTACACGTTACTGATGGCGTTGAATATGATTTCCGGTATTCTGGTCTTGCTTGCGAATCTGCTCGCCGACATTTGCTATGCCGTTGCCGATCCGCGAATTCGTTTAGAGTGA